From Humisphaera borealis, the proteins below share one genomic window:
- a CDS encoding glycosyltransferase family 4 protein, translating into MLFFVEGFTDIRFVVGLSQLCHLTMVIPARTYEASCLKERVATSGARVTVVEIAGGRVEFQVRSFIQLLSRISAFDVVLAQEVTRGALNANLAGRLLGVPVVNYMGIAPVEYFACRRERRQISLAKHLLGNAVIRTLLHVNGRLTSMWLAMGPYLRDIGKHYCSNTIIGLYYGVDTNFFRPACASERRELRRKHDLPENAFLIFLSSRMSHEKDPETVLLATHAARQRGLPAVLLNLGGGYRDFLSLAEKMGLPDPKQWVLGRPAAHPMTEVADYFRTADVMALASLAEGAAYSTLEALSCATPVVATAVGGMAVQLNGHARLTPRQDPDAMAAEFLWIASHPEEARSQALRARETYIVPDWERSKAFRDLGEILVAAGGRR; encoded by the coding sequence GTGCTCTTCTTCGTCGAAGGATTCACCGATATCAGGTTTGTCGTCGGACTTAGCCAGCTGTGCCATCTGACGATGGTCATTCCCGCCCGTACATACGAGGCAAGTTGCCTTAAGGAACGCGTCGCCACCAGCGGCGCGCGAGTCACTGTCGTCGAGATCGCTGGTGGGCGTGTCGAGTTCCAAGTGCGATCCTTCATCCAATTGCTGTCCCGCATCAGCGCTTTCGACGTTGTGCTGGCGCAAGAAGTGACGCGTGGCGCGCTAAACGCGAATCTGGCCGGACGACTATTGGGCGTCCCAGTAGTGAACTATATGGGGATCGCGCCCGTTGAATATTTTGCCTGCCGACGTGAGAGGCGTCAGATCAGCCTAGCGAAACACCTCCTGGGCAACGCGGTGATTCGGACCCTCCTTCACGTCAACGGGCGATTGACGTCCATGTGGCTCGCGATGGGACCTTACCTCAGGGATATCGGTAAGCACTATTGCAGCAACACGATCATCGGTCTTTACTACGGCGTTGACACAAACTTCTTTCGACCGGCCTGTGCCTCTGAACGGCGCGAGCTTCGGCGTAAGCACGATCTGCCGGAGAACGCGTTCCTGATCTTCCTTTCGAGTCGAATGAGTCACGAAAAAGACCCGGAAACTGTCCTGTTGGCGACTCACGCCGCCCGGCAGCGCGGACTACCGGCGGTCCTGCTCAACCTTGGGGGAGGCTATCGCGACTTTCTTTCGTTGGCAGAGAAAATGGGGCTTCCCGATCCGAAGCAGTGGGTGCTCGGTCGCCCGGCGGCTCACCCGATGACCGAGGTGGCGGACTACTTCCGTACCGCGGACGTCATGGCGTTGGCCTCGCTGGCCGAGGGTGCCGCGTATTCAACGCTTGAGGCACTGTCGTGTGCCACCCCGGTAGTCGCGACCGCCGTCGGCGGCATGGCAGTCCAACTCAACGGGCACGCGCGGCTCACCCCCCGTCAAGACCCTGACGCCATGGCCGCGGAATTCCTTTGGATCGCGAGTCACCCGGAAGAAGCCCGTTCACAGGCGCTCCGCGCCCGCGAGACCTATATCGTCCCCGACTGGGAACGCTCCAAGGCCTTTCGTGATTTGGGCGAAATTCTCGTGGCAGCCGGTGGTCGGCGGTGA